GCCACCGACGTGGCCCGCCACACCGCCGCCAGCACCCTGGTTCCCTCCGTCGTCGCCCCCGAACAGCTGGACCGGGCGAACGGACGCATGGTCACCGCCGAGATCACCGGCAACGAGTTCGTCGGACCCCCTCTGGGCGGCTACCTCTTCGGAGTCGCTCTGGTGCTCCCGTTCGCGGTCAACGGCGGAACCCTGGCCATCGCGGTCGCGCTGGTGGCCGGCATCCCGGCACTCGCGCAGACCGCAAGCGCAGCCGGCACGGTCCCCGGCCCGCGCGAGAGTCGACAGATCAGGGCGGGCTTCCGTTGGCTGCGGAAGCACCGCACCTTCTGGCCGGTGCCCGCGACTAGTGCAGCACTGGCCATCACCGACACCGCATGGTTCACCCTGCTGGTGCTCTACCTCCAAGACGTCCTGCACCTGGGCTCGGTCTGGTACGGGGTCATGCTCTCCATCGGAGCTGTCGGCGGCGTCGGCGGCGGACTGGTCGCCGCCAGCCTGACCGGACAGATCGGTGCCAAGGCCACCACGTTGACCTGCCTGAGCCTGGCCGCGGCAGGTCAGCTCGCTCTGGGCACCACCGGCTCCGTCGCCGCCACCGCCGCGGTCATGGCCAGCAGCAGCATGGCTTTTGCCATCTGGAGCGTGCAGGTGCGCACGACGATCCAACGCACGGTGCCCTCGAGTCTGCTGGGCCGGGTGATCAGCATCAACCGCGTCCTCATCACCGCCGGATCCCTGGCCGGTGCGTTCCTCGGCGGCGTCGCCGCGAGCCGCCTCGGGCTCCATGCCCCGTTCCTCCTCGGCCTCCCGATCCTGATCGTCGCCGGCATCCTCGTCGCCGCGAGCCGCACGACCTTCGCTCAACCGACGACACCAACCGAACCAGACGACCCTCCGACGGCCCGCTGACAACCGCCCGCAGTAGCCGACCCTCGTGCGCGAGGCACGCAGTGCGCGGCCGTGGAGCGAGACTCGGGGTGGCGCGTCCGAGGCACGACCCGTGTCTTCGTTGACTGACTTGAAGGGGTCCTGGCGGGGTCTGCCACCATCACCTCGGTGGACCGGGTTGTAGTTCGGGTGGGTGCTGGGACGGGTGAACGGAACCTGCGGGTGACTGCTGCCCGCACCGAAGCCGGCCATGACTCCCGTCCGACCTCGGCGATGGCGGACACAGTCCCAACCACGGCGCGGTCTTGCTGCCCGACGCGCTTCGCTGGTTGTGGTCGGACCGCGGCCTGACGACCGCGGGCGAGGGCTGAGCGGCACCCGGTCAGAACCGGTGGGTCACGCGCCCGGTGGCCGCCACGGCTGTCCGATGCTGGCCGCCGACAGGATGCGTCGGGTGATGTCCTGGAGCTGGTGCTGCTGCGCCTTCGTCAGCGGCTGCAGGACGAGCCGCCTGACGGTGGCGACATGTCCGGGCGTGGCTTCCTCGACCTTGTCCCGTCCGAGGTCGGTGAGGGTGGCCAAGGTGTAGCGCCCGTCCTGCGGGTCGACGGCGCGCTCGACCCATCGCCGTCGCTCCAACCGCGTGACGGCACGGGAGAGCCGGGTCAGCGTGCTGTTCGCGTAGCCCGCCAGGACGCTCATCCGTAGCGTCCTGTCCGGCGCGTGCATGAGCGCGAACAAGACGCCGAACTCGAAGTGCGTGAGGTCGGCATCCCGTTGGAGCTGCGCGTCCAGCAGTGCCGGCAGCCACTCGAGGACGGTCGCCAAGCCCGACCAGGTCAGCAGCTCGGCGTCATCGAACCCGGGCGGGCCGTGCGCCTCACCCATGATGAGGGCCGAGTCGGAAGTGCA
The window above is part of the Friedmanniella luteola genome. Proteins encoded here:
- a CDS encoding MFS transporter, coding for MATLALGAPYRRLWSATLLASLGDGIRAAAFPLLAVTLTRDPVLIAGVAVATQLPGVLLGLTAGWLADRLDRRRIVIVADTVRLAVLVALICLITGGWATMALLYLVVFVSGATDVARHTAASTLVPSVVAPEQLDRANGRMVTAEITGNEFVGPPLGGYLFGVALVLPFAVNGGTLAIAVALVAGIPALAQTASAAGTVPGPRESRQIRAGFRWLRKHRTFWPVPATSAALAITDTAWFTLLVLYLQDVLHLGSVWYGVMLSIGAVGGVGGGLVAASLTGQIGAKATTLTCLSLAAAGQLALGTTGSVAATAAVMASSSMAFAIWSVQVRTTIQRTVPSSLLGRVISINRVLITAGSLAGAFLGGVAASRLGLHAPFLLGLPILIVAGILVAASRTTFAQPTTPTEPDDPPTAR
- a CDS encoding MarR family winged helix-turn-helix transcriptional regulator, which translates into the protein MGEAHGPPGFDDAELLTWSGLATVLEWLPALLDAQLQRDADLTHFEFGVLFALMHAPDRTLRMSVLAGYANSTLTRLSRAVTRLERRRWVERAVDPQDGRYTLATLTDLGRDKVEEATPGHVATVRRLVLQPLTKAQQHQLQDITRRILSAASIGQPWRPPGA